A genomic window from Quercus lobata isolate SW786 chromosome 10, ValleyOak3.0 Primary Assembly, whole genome shotgun sequence includes:
- the LOC115964603 gene encoding uncharacterized protein LOC115964603 — translation METRVGETEQGKSLRDFLSMELYILMQLGMLVEFGCCGIQTDPRCAKRHILWNNLMKVADLHNMPWVIAGDFNEPLVNDDKFGGREVSVNKSLLFKECLDKCNMIDISFAGPRYTWTNRREIQALILERIDRFFVNPKWCLLYLDAKITHLPKYHSDHYPVLLEMQPGLSGGKKRLFRFQMCWMLDPTFPDIVSQAWGGANNLVEAVDSFTRNVVAWNKNQFKNIFTRKKF, via the exons ATGGAAACCCGAGTTGGGGAAACAGAGCAAGGGAAATCACTGAGAGACTTCCTTTCGATGGAGTTATACATTTTGATGCAGTTGGGTATGTTGGTGGAATTTGGGTGCTGTGGAATTCAGACAGA TCCTAGGTGTGCTAAAAGGCACATTTTGTGGAATAACCTCATGAAAGTTGCAGACCTTCATAATATGCCTTGGGTTATAGCAGGGGATTTTAATGAACCTTTGGTAAATGATGATAAATTTGGGGGTAGAGAGGTGAGTGTGAACAAGTCTCTTTTGTTCAAGGAGTGTTTAGATAAATGCAATATGATAGATATCAGTTTTGCAGGGCCTCGTTACACTTGGACCAATAGAAGGGAAATTCAAGCGTTAATTTTGGAAAGGATAGATAGGTTCTTTGTGAATCCTAAGTGGTGCTTGCTTTACCTGGATGCAAAAATTACCCACTTACCTAAGTATCATTCTGATCACTACCCTGTTTTGTTAGAGATGCAACCAGGTTTAAGCGGTGGGAAGAAAAGGCTTTTTAGGTTCCAAATGTGCTGGATGTTAGACCCTACTTTCCCGGATATTGTTTCTCAAGCGTGGGGAGGTGCAAATAATCTAGTGGAGGCCGTTGATAGCTTCACTAGGAATGTGGTGGCTTGGAATAAAAATCAATTCAAGAATATTTTTACAAGGAAGAAATTCTGA